A stretch of Haloprofundus halophilus DNA encodes these proteins:
- a CDS encoding ATPase domain-containing protein, translated as MEEANHESAARDASAEGRVSTGVDGLDKVLGGGFVPNRTYMVRGEPGAGKSILGMHFLRAGLDAGESVLYINLEESTKNVKQNAASLGVELDGVDFLDLSPDSEYFAQNLSYDIFSPDEVEGGSVTEEITSRVEELNPDRLFIDPLTQLRYLAPDDYQFRKQILSLMRFFNVQGSTVLFTAQATESRPDDDLQFICDGTLNLERTDERRAVTVTKFRGSDFQSGPHTLTIDRGGIEVFSNRLPQASEYEFESETISSGVPELDQLLNGGIERGTVTIITGPTGVGKTTTGIQFMKEAAGRGERSVVYLFEENERTLRERSNAVNIPIEQMLDRDVLSINETESLSLSVDEFNQRVREEVEEKGAEIVMIDGIVGYKFALLGENDELTHNLHTLCKYLQNRGISVILINEVQDITGDFQVTDEGGLSYLADNILFLQHLELNGEMRKAVGVLKKRTSDFERQLREFRITEYGVKIGEPLTGLSGILSGRPETPNDGPEP; from the coding sequence ATGGAAGAGGCCAATCACGAGTCCGCCGCGCGGGACGCGTCCGCGGAAGGTCGCGTCTCGACGGGCGTCGACGGGCTCGACAAGGTACTGGGCGGCGGCTTCGTTCCGAACCGAACCTACATGGTTCGGGGCGAACCCGGCGCCGGCAAGAGTATTCTCGGTATGCACTTTCTGCGTGCGGGGCTCGACGCGGGCGAGTCCGTCCTGTACATCAATCTCGAGGAATCGACCAAGAACGTCAAACAGAACGCGGCGTCGCTCGGAGTGGAGTTGGACGGTGTCGACTTCCTCGACCTGAGTCCCGACTCGGAGTACTTCGCGCAGAACCTCTCCTACGACATCTTCAGCCCCGACGAAGTCGAGGGCGGGTCGGTGACAGAGGAGATAACCTCGCGCGTCGAAGAACTGAACCCCGACCGTCTGTTCATCGACCCGCTGACGCAACTCCGGTATCTCGCGCCCGACGACTACCAGTTCCGCAAGCAGATCCTCTCGCTGATGCGGTTTTTCAACGTCCAGGGGTCGACCGTGTTGTTCACCGCGCAGGCGACCGAGTCCCGCCCGGACGACGACCTGCAGTTCATCTGCGACGGGACGCTCAACCTCGAACGGACCGACGAGCGGCGCGCGGTGACGGTGACGAAGTTCCGCGGGTCGGACTTCCAGAGCGGCCCGCACACGCTCACCATCGACCGGGGCGGCATCGAGGTGTTCTCCAACCGACTCCCGCAGGCGTCGGAGTACGAGTTCGAGTCCGAGACCATCTCGTCGGGCGTGCCCGAACTCGACCAGTTGCTCAACGGCGGCATCGAGCGGGGGACGGTGACGATAATCACCGGGCCGACCGGCGTCGGGAAGACGACGACGGGCATCCAGTTCATGAAAGAGGCCGCCGGACGCGGCGAGCGGTCCGTCGTCTACCTGTTCGAGGAGAACGAACGGACGCTCAGAGAGCGCAGCAACGCGGTCAACATTCCCATCGAGCAGATGCTCGACCGGGACGTGCTCTCGATAAACGAGACGGAGTCGCTGTCGCTGAGCGTCGACGAGTTCAACCAGCGGGTGCGCGAGGAGGTCGAAGAGAAGGGCGCGGAGATCGTGATGATAGACGGCATCGTCGGCTACAAGTTCGCGCTCCTCGGGGAGAACGACGAGCTCACGCACAACCTCCACACGCTCTGTAAGTACCTCCAGAACCGCGGCATTTCGGTCATCCTCATCAACGAGGTGCAGGATATCACCGGCGACTTCCAGGTGACCGACGAGGGTGGCTTAAGCTATCTGGCGGATAATATTTTGTTCCTCCAGCATCTCGAACTGAACGGAGAGATGCGGAAGGCGGTCGGTGTGCTGAAGAAGCGGACGAGCGACTTCGAGCGCCAGCTTCGGGAGTTCCGCATCACCGAGTACGGCGTGAAGATCGGCGAACCGCTGACCGGGCTCAGCGGCATCCTCAGCGGCCGTCCGGAGACGCCGAACGACGGTCCCGAACCATGA
- a CDS encoding FAD-dependent oxidoreductase, translating into MDATVAVTDVSSVGPNTVAIVLESPDGFDARPGQFVKLSATVDGEEYARFYTLSSPDAHDTFEITVGVDPEEAGPFSRHLLELESGDELDISGPFGNEYYEDETAVVVLAGGPGVGAAVGLGERALRDGGSVALVYKDDAPAHEERLADLRERGATVVVTDGELGDHVADVHDGDAQVFVYGFADFVQEASDAVEAAGGDPADAKVENFG; encoded by the coding sequence ATGGACGCAACCGTCGCCGTCACCGACGTCAGCTCGGTCGGCCCAAACACGGTCGCTATCGTTCTCGAATCGCCCGACGGGTTCGACGCACGCCCGGGGCAGTTCGTCAAACTCTCGGCCACCGTCGACGGCGAGGAGTACGCGCGCTTCTACACGCTCTCTTCGCCCGACGCCCACGACACGTTCGAGATAACCGTCGGCGTCGACCCCGAGGAGGCCGGACCGTTCAGCCGCCACCTCCTGGAGTTGGAGTCGGGCGACGAACTCGACATCTCCGGACCGTTCGGGAACGAGTACTACGAGGACGAAACCGCCGTCGTCGTCCTCGCCGGCGGACCGGGCGTCGGCGCGGCCGTCGGCCTCGGCGAGCGCGCACTCCGCGACGGCGGGTCGGTCGCACTCGTCTACAAGGACGATGCGCCCGCGCACGAGGAACGACTCGCGGACCTCCGCGAGCGCGGCGCGACGGTCGTCGTCACCGACGGCGAGCTCGGCGACCACGTCGCAGACGTCCACGACGGCGATGCGCAGGTGTTCGTCTACGGCTTCGCCGACTTCGTCCAGGAGGCCAGCGACGCCGTCGAGGCTGCCGGCGGCGACCCCGCGGACGCGAAGGTCGAGAACTTCGGATAG
- a CDS encoding 2-oxoacid:acceptor oxidoreductase subunit alpha has translation MPADFNWAIGGEAGDGIDSTGKIFAQALSRAGRHVFTSKDFASRIRGGYTAYKVRTSVDQVQSVVDRLDVLIALTPRTIEENLDELHEGSVIVYDGERTTMQGVEIPEGMVGLDVPLQSIAEEKGGAIMRNVVALGAACAVADFPIEHLDSSLEKRFGGKGQAIVDNNREAARAGRDYVHENFDHEFDYDLETTDNDYVLLNGDEAIGMGAIAAGCRFYAGYPITPATDVMEYLTGRIEQYGGHVVQAEDELAAINLALGGARAGARAMTATSGPGIDLMTETFGLIATSETPLVIVDVMRSGPSTGMPTKQEQGDLNQMVYGGHGEIPRFTLAPTTVAECFHKTVEAFNLAEKYQTPVYLAADLAMAVTEQTFAPEEFDMDAVEIDRGKVVDDDTIGEWQNEKGQFRPHALTEDGVSPRSFPGTTGGAHMSTGLEHDELGRRTEDTDMRVEQVDKRNRKVETAQEREPWEYREFGDTDSGNLVISWGSNEGAMVEAIEFLEEDGVDVRFISVPYIFPRPDLSEVIKDADDVIVVECNNTGQFADILEHDALTRVKRVNKYNGVRFKADELAEDIKETLSQEITA, from the coding sequence ATGCCTGCGGACTTCAACTGGGCCATCGGCGGAGAGGCTGGCGATGGCATCGACTCCACGGGGAAGATTTTCGCCCAGGCGCTCTCACGGGCTGGCCGGCACGTGTTCACCTCGAAGGACTTCGCTTCGCGTATCCGCGGCGGATACACGGCGTACAAGGTCCGGACTTCGGTCGACCAAGTGCAGAGTGTCGTGGACCGACTCGACGTACTCATCGCGCTCACACCGCGAACCATCGAAGAGAACCTCGACGAACTGCACGAGGGGAGCGTCATCGTCTACGACGGCGAGCGCACCACGATGCAGGGCGTCGAGATTCCGGAGGGAATGGTCGGGCTGGACGTTCCCCTCCAGAGCATCGCCGAGGAGAAAGGCGGCGCAATCATGCGCAACGTCGTCGCGCTCGGCGCGGCGTGCGCCGTCGCCGACTTCCCCATCGAACATCTCGACAGTTCGCTGGAGAAGCGTTTCGGCGGTAAGGGACAGGCCATCGTCGACAACAACCGCGAGGCCGCCCGCGCCGGACGCGACTACGTCCACGAGAACTTCGACCACGAGTTCGACTACGACCTTGAGACCACCGACAACGACTACGTTCTCCTCAACGGCGACGAGGCCATCGGTATGGGTGCCATCGCCGCCGGTTGCCGCTTCTACGCCGGCTACCCCATCACGCCCGCGACCGACGTGATGGAGTATCTGACGGGTCGCATCGAGCAGTACGGCGGTCACGTCGTCCAAGCGGAGGACGAACTCGCCGCTATCAACCTCGCGCTCGGCGGCGCACGCGCCGGCGCCCGCGCGATGACCGCGACGTCCGGTCCGGGTATCGACCTGATGACCGAGACGTTCGGCCTCATCGCGACGAGCGAGACGCCGCTGGTCATCGTCGACGTGATGCGCTCGGGTCCCTCGACGGGGATGCCAACCAAACAGGAGCAGGGCGACCTGAACCAGATGGTGTACGGCGGTCACGGCGAGATTCCGCGCTTCACGCTCGCGCCGACCACCGTCGCCGAGTGTTTCCACAAGACCGTCGAGGCGTTCAACCTCGCCGAGAAGTACCAAACTCCGGTGTACCTCGCCGCCGACCTCGCGATGGCGGTCACCGAGCAGACGTTTGCGCCCGAGGAGTTCGACATGGACGCCGTCGAGATCGACCGCGGCAAGGTCGTCGACGACGACACCATCGGCGAGTGGCAGAACGAGAAAGGGCAGTTCAGACCCCACGCGCTCACCGAGGACGGCGTCAGTCCGCGCTCGTTCCCCGGGACGACCGGCGGCGCGCACATGTCGACGGGCCTCGAACACGACGAACTCGGTCGCCGGACCGAGGACACCGACATGCGCGTCGAGCAGGTCGACAAGCGCAACCGGAAGGTCGAGACGGCACAGGAACGCGAACCGTGGGAGTACCGCGAGTTCGGCGATACAGATTCTGGAAACCTCGTCATCTCGTGGGGTTCCAACGAGGGCGCGATGGTCGAGGCCATCGAGTTCCTCGAAGAGGACGGCGTCGACGTCCGCTTCATCTCGGTGCCGTACATCTTCCCGCGTCCGGACCTCTCGGAGGTCATAAAGGACGCCGACGACGTCATCGTCGTCGAGTGTAACAACACCGGGCAGTTCGCGGACATCCTCGAACACGACGCGCTTACCCGCGTCAAGCGCGTGAACAAGTACAACGGCGTCCGCTTCAAAGCCGACGAACTGGCCGAAGACATCAAAGAGACGCTCTCACAGGAGATTACCGCATGA
- a CDS encoding 2-oxoacid:ferredoxin oxidoreductase subunit beta: MSSDVRFTDFKSDKQPTWCPGCGDFGTMNGMMKALANTGNDPDNTFVVAGIGCSGKIGTYMHSYAMHGVHGRALPVGAGVKMANPDLEVMVAGGDGDGYSIGAGHFVHAVRRNVDMTYVVMDNRIYGLTKGQASPTSREDFETSTTPEGPKQPPVNPMALALAAGATFIAQSFSSDAMRHAEIVQEAIEHDGFGFVNVFSPCVTFNDVDTYDYFRDNLVDLGDEDDHDRHDYDAAKDRILDASKEYQGVIYQNENSVPYEEQHGLTENMADIPDGAPDDAMDLVREFY; the protein is encoded by the coding sequence ATGAGCTCAGACGTTCGATTCACCGACTTCAAGTCCGACAAACAGCCGACGTGGTGCCCCGGGTGCGGCGACTTTGGCACGATGAACGGCATGATGAAGGCGCTGGCGAACACGGGTAACGACCCCGACAACACGTTCGTCGTCGCCGGCATCGGCTGTTCCGGTAAGATAGGCACCTACATGCACAGCTACGCGATGCACGGCGTCCACGGCCGCGCGCTCCCGGTCGGCGCGGGCGTGAAGATGGCCAACCCCGACCTCGAAGTGATGGTCGCGGGCGGTGACGGCGACGGCTACTCCATCGGCGCGGGCCATTTCGTCCACGCCGTCCGTCGGAACGTCGACATGACGTACGTCGTCATGGACAACCGCATCTACGGCCTCACCAAAGGGCAGGCCTCGCCGACCTCGCGCGAAGACTTCGAGACGTCCACGACGCCGGAAGGCCCGAAACAGCCGCCGGTCAACCCGATGGCGCTGGCGCTGGCGGCGGGCGCGACGTTCATCGCGCAGTCCTTCTCCTCGGACGCGATGCGACACGCCGAAATCGTCCAGGAGGCCATCGAGCACGACGGCTTCGGCTTCGTCAACGTGTTCAGCCCGTGCGTGACGTTCAACGACGTCGACACGTACGACTACTTCCGCGACAACCTCGTGGACCTCGGCGACGAGGACGACCACGACCGCCACGACTACGACGCGGCCAAGGACAGGATTCTCGACGCCTCCAAGGAGTACCAGGGCGTCATCTACCAGAACGAGAACTCGGTGCCGTACGAGGAGCAGCACGGCCTCACCGAGAACATGGCCGACATCCCGGACGGCGCGCCCGACGACGCGATGGACCTGGTGCGAGAGTTCTACTAA
- a CDS encoding DUF6517 family protein, giving the protein MKRASFLVPAVALLVALSGCVGGSALTLESNPASIPNSTLADASYEPGESRSVVVDRRVDVAGGGTNVTLVGWLSSYARSDGGASVVLLSTPNPDVAGVSVNPLAGEPNDELVERLLGLSNEVTGDSVGDLRRVGETERTVLGERATVVTYEGNVSAENVSVEESTAQVNESVSIRFHVATVSHGDDVVVALAMHPADLDERETVLSLFERIEHEG; this is encoded by the coding sequence ATGAAACGCGCATCGTTTCTCGTGCCGGCGGTCGCGCTCCTCGTGGCGCTCTCGGGTTGCGTCGGCGGGAGCGCGTTGACGCTGGAGTCGAACCCGGCGTCGATACCGAACTCGACGCTGGCGGACGCGAGTTACGAACCCGGCGAGAGTCGGTCTGTCGTCGTCGACCGCCGAGTCGACGTCGCCGGGGGCGGAACGAACGTCACGCTCGTCGGCTGGCTCTCGTCGTACGCACGCTCCGACGGTGGCGCGTCCGTCGTCTTGCTCTCGACGCCGAACCCCGACGTCGCCGGCGTCTCCGTCAACCCGCTTGCCGGAGAGCCGAACGACGAACTCGTCGAACGACTGCTCGGCCTCTCGAACGAAGTCACCGGCGACTCGGTCGGCGACCTCCGCCGCGTCGGCGAGACCGAACGGACGGTTCTCGGCGAACGGGCGACCGTCGTCACCTACGAGGGTAACGTGAGTGCCGAGAACGTTTCGGTCGAGGAGTCGACTGCGCAGGTAAACGAGTCGGTGTCGATTCGGTTCCACGTCGCAACCGTCAGCCACGGCGACGACGTCGTAGTCGCGCTGGCGATGCACCCCGCCGACCTCGACGAACGGGAGACGGTGCTGTCGCTGTTCGAGCGCATCGAACACGAAGGCTAA
- a CDS encoding geranylgeranyl reductase family protein yields the protein MPADTYDIVVVGGGTAGAFAAATTASAGLDTVIIERKSPEEAGHIACGDAIKGKSSFPDVIDLDYLKEESFTNRNIRRAVFESPAGETLDIPLSEPGAVLDRKRYGEIILEEAERTGAEIHYDTVVQDVTQADDGTVTGVRAKRRGEAIDYEAEVTIDAAGALSLLQDKTDFSGTTFDTNVNYSQFCSAYREVVDVREPVEWDDAIVFKPTEELGYLWYFPRTSTEINVGLGFQMNKEPMKLVEALKKDLRGRAEFAGATVKDKLGAALPTRRPYDSAVADGFVAVGDAAGHVNPTTGGGIPGAAKSAHRAANRAIAAIGDGDVSEEALWMYNHDVMTDFGKRFAAIDLYNIWGSVHDVDELVGIVTSVPGQQLADAVGRGGTDSMHLGLKLKTLVRTFGHWDTLFELARVRSKANELKAHYDRYPARPGGFETWREVRDDIMDDVYAITGADPKY from the coding sequence ATGCCAGCGGATACGTACGACATCGTCGTAGTGGGGGGAGGCACCGCCGGAGCCTTCGCCGCCGCGACGACGGCCTCTGCGGGACTCGACACAGTCATCATCGAGCGGAAATCACCGGAGGAGGCGGGTCACATCGCCTGCGGCGACGCCATCAAGGGGAAGAGCTCGTTTCCCGACGTCATCGACCTCGACTACCTGAAAGAGGAGTCGTTTACCAACCGGAACATCCGGCGCGCGGTGTTCGAGAGTCCGGCGGGCGAGACGCTCGATATCCCGCTATCGGAACCGGGCGCGGTGCTCGACCGCAAACGCTACGGCGAGATAATCCTCGAAGAGGCCGAGCGAACCGGCGCAGAGATCCATTACGACACGGTCGTCCAGGACGTGACGCAGGCCGACGACGGGACCGTCACCGGTGTTCGCGCCAAGCGAAGAGGCGAGGCTATCGACTACGAAGCCGAGGTGACCATCGACGCGGCGGGGGCGCTCTCGCTGCTGCAGGACAAAACCGACTTCTCGGGAACGACGTTCGACACGAACGTCAACTACTCGCAGTTCTGCTCGGCGTACCGCGAGGTCGTCGACGTGAGAGAGCCCGTCGAGTGGGACGACGCCATCGTCTTCAAACCGACCGAGGAACTGGGATATCTCTGGTACTTCCCGCGCACGTCGACCGAGATCAACGTCGGGCTCGGGTTCCAGATGAACAAAGAACCGATGAAACTCGTCGAGGCGCTCAAGAAGGACCTCCGCGGCCGCGCCGAGTTCGCGGGCGCGACGGTCAAGGACAAACTCGGTGCGGCGCTGCCGACCCGCCGACCGTACGACTCGGCGGTCGCCGACGGCTTCGTCGCCGTCGGCGACGCCGCGGGTCACGTCAACCCGACCACCGGCGGCGGTATCCCCGGCGCGGCAAAGTCCGCCCATCGCGCGGCCAACCGCGCCATCGCAGCTATCGGCGACGGCGACGTGAGCGAGGAGGCGCTGTGGATGTACAACCACGACGTGATGACTGATTTCGGCAAGCGCTTCGCGGCTATCGACCTCTACAACATCTGGGGTAGCGTCCACGACGTGGACGAACTCGTCGGCATCGTCACCTCCGTCCCCGGTCAGCAACTGGCCGACGCCGTCGGCCGCGGGGGCACCGACTCGATGCATCTCGGCCTGAAACTGAAGACGCTCGTGCGGACGTTCGGACACTGGGACACGCTGTTCGAGTTGGCTCGCGTCCGTAGCAAAGCGAACGAGTTGAAGGCGCACTACGACCGGTATCCGGCGCGTCCCGGCGGTTTCGAGACCTGGCGCGAGGTGCGCGACGACATCATGGACGACGTGTACGCTATCACCGGCGCGGACCCGAAGTACTGA